Proteins encoded in a region of the Mucispirillum schaedleri ASF457 genome:
- the lspA gene encoding signal peptidase II: protein MSFNAKLKNIWQEIVNKKKYLLFFTLLPLAADIITKNIIKSTMELYSAVPVIDGFFNIVYVLNPGAAFSFLHDMNENYRQLFFVTVTIIAIFIILYIFALEKSKAGNTGFALILSGAAGNLIDRIYMGKVVDFLDFYYSSYHFPAFNLADSCITIGVSLIIIDMLFINKKKWEK, encoded by the coding sequence ATGAGTTTTAATGCTAAACTTAAAAATATATGGCAAGAAATTGTTAATAAAAAAAAATATCTGCTGTTTTTTACTCTGCTTCCATTAGCAGCAGATATTATAACAAAAAATATTATTAAATCAACAATGGAGCTTTACAGTGCAGTGCCTGTAATTGATGGGTTTTTTAACATAGTATATGTTTTAAATCCGGGAGCTGCTTTCAGCTTTCTTCATGATATGAATGAAAACTACAGGCAGTTATTTTTTGTAACTGTAACAATAATTGCAATATTCATAATACTTTATATTTTTGCATTAGAAAAATCAAAGGCAGGTAATACAGGATTTGCTCTTATTTTAAGCGGTGCAGCAGGCAATTTAATTGACAGGATATATATGGGAAAAGTTGTAGATTTTCTTGACTTTTACTATTCATCATACCATTTTCCAGCATTTAATTTGGCAGACAGCTGTATTACTATTGGGGTATCATTAATTATTATAGATATGCTTTTTATTAATAAAAAGAAATGGGAAAAATAA
- a CDS encoding BspA family leucine-rich repeat surface protein yields the protein MQNTQNEFIIYKEIQKNTMLKWLFDSKIKHTTEDEFFKEWQEYVKNENMERVYLLEPLEAKSVKNLHWRDRLTMAQFIFLHPVYFSYEYYEFILQFIHDKKYLNILLYLLCISKKNQLEEVKKLFLLLADKGANLNTLFYYKMSYDHKFEPLVFNLVSDYEYRDKKQKPKQLEVLRFLLEIGADPNIKNIEGMNLLHYAVDTDSSFAQVVIESGKIKDINERVDKYRTDMYRDETALHIAVFDKQLSTVKALINAGADVNAINKWGKTPLEMSESQSISKIIQKAGGKTLVELLESEEKAKNCKNSIWEESEKIGKNKRKNEIIFQQNAIYYDTIHNEPLWKIFIEVSDEYLEKLSPIYYIYTKKDLEKLKSGDKYKPNKRDELKALVKDESINLKDIDISLITDMSFVFSDSERKDFSGIEDWDMSKVTNTNYMFYNAKNFNHPLNKWDMSNVSSMKGMFYEAQSFNQPLDKWDTSNVTNMSKMFHKALSFNKPIENWDVSNVRDMGGMFGETDVFNQPLNKWDTSNVTNMSKMFHKALSFNEPIENWDVSNVRDMGGMFGETDVFNQPLNKWDTSNVTNMSEMFYKAKKFNQPLENWNVSNVRNMYGMFYETLSFNQPLAKWDIKSVENMKFMFSYAKSFNQNLDTWDLSKVKNKEFIADRKKVKLNIPIPTKQSSANEKLLKAILRSNVDNFHKAIKAGANINEPIEVIEDYDDCEEYEGCSFLAVALDKALYHLTYFNHGKRGKFNKEKYEKKYAKAFEILNTLKSINPDESGIECSAADRLDSIIETREMELYDDPAAYGYADFEDKMSKDEWLACDPVKEYLESFEF from the coding sequence ATGCAAAATACACAAAATGAATTCATAATATATAAAGAAATTCAAAAAAACACTATGCTTAAATGGCTTTTTGATAGTAAAATTAAGCATACTACAGAAGATGAGTTTTTTAAAGAATGGCAGGAATATGTAAAAAATGAGAATATGGAAAGGGTATATCTATTAGAACCTTTAGAAGCTAAAAGCGTAAAAAACCTGCATTGGAGAGATAGGCTGACAATGGCACAATTCATATTCCTTCATCCTGTATATTTTTCTTATGAATATTATGAGTTTATTTTGCAATTTATTCACGATAAAAAATATTTAAATATCCTGCTTTATCTTTTGTGTATAAGTAAAAAAAACCAATTAGAAGAAGTAAAAAAGTTATTTTTGCTTTTAGCGGATAAGGGTGCAAATTTAAATACTTTATTTTATTATAAAATGTCATACGACCACAAATTTGAACCACTTGTTTTTAATCTCGTTTCTGATTATGAATATCGAGACAAAAAGCAAAAGCCTAAGCAGCTTGAGGTTTTACGCTTTCTTTTAGAAATTGGAGCTGACCCTAATATAAAAAATATTGAAGGAATGAATTTATTACACTATGCAGTAGATACTGATAGTAGTTTTGCACAAGTAGTCATAGAGAGCGGTAAGATAAAAGACATCAATGAAAGGGTTGATAAATACAGAACAGACATGTATCGTGATGAAACAGCATTACATATTGCGGTTTTTGATAAACAATTAAGCACTGTAAAAGCACTCATTAATGCAGGAGCTGATGTTAATGCTATCAATAAGTGGGGAAAAACGCCACTAGAAATGAGTGAAAGCCAAAGCATAAGCAAAATCATTCAAAAAGCAGGTGGAAAAACTCTTGTAGAGCTTTTAGAAAGCGAAGAAAAAGCAAAAAATTGTAAAAATTCTATATGGGAAGAAAGTGAAAAAATAGGTAAAAACAAAAGAAAAAACGAAATCATATTTCAACAAAATGCAATCTACTATGATACAATCCATAATGAACCTCTTTGGAAGATTTTTATAGAAGTAAGCGACGAATATCTTGAAAAATTAAGTCCAATTTATTATATCTATACCAAGAAAGATTTAGAAAAACTAAAAAGCGGTGATAAATACAAGCCAAACAAAAGAGATGAGTTAAAGGCTTTAGTAAAAGATGAAAGTATAAATTTAAAAGATATTGATATAAGTCTAATTACAGATATGAGTTTTGTTTTTTCTGATAGTGAAAGGAAAGATTTTAGCGGAATAGAAGATTGGGATATGAGTAAAGTTACTAATACAAACTATATGTTTTACAATGCTAAAAACTTTAACCATCCATTAAACAAGTGGGATATGAGTAATGTTAGCAGTATGAAAGGTATGTTTTACGAAGCCCAGTCTTTTAACCAACCCCTAGATAAATGGGATACAAGCAATGTTACAAATATGAGTAAAATGTTTCATAAAGCTTTATCATTTAACAAGCCTATAGAAAACTGGGATGTATCCAATGTTAGAGATATGGGCGGTATGTTTGGTGAAACAGATGTATTTAACCAGCCATTAAATAAATGGGATACAAGCAATGTTACAAATATGAGTAAAATGTTTCATAAAGCTTTATCATTTAACGAGCCTATAGAAAACTGGGATGTATCCAATGTTAGAGATATGGGCGGTATGTTTGGTGAAACAGATGTATTTAACCAGCCATTAAATAAATGGGATACAAGCAATGTTACAAATATGAGTGAAATGTTTTATAAGGCTAAAAAATTTAATCAGCCTTTAGAAAACTGGAATGTATCCAATGTTAGAAATATGTATGGTATGTTTTATGAAACTTTATCATTTAATCAACCATTAGCTAAATGGGATATAAAAAGTGTTGAAAATATGAAATTTATGTTTTCTTATGCTAAATCATTTAATCAAAATCTTGATACTTGGGATCTCTCTAAAGTGAAAAATAAAGAATTTATTGCTGATAGAAAAAAAGTAAAGCTTAACATTCCTATTCCTACAAAACAAAGCAGTGCAAATGAAAAGCTTTTAAAAGCAATTCTTCGTTCAAATGTGGATAACTTCCATAAAGCAATTAAAGCGGGAGCAAATATTAATGAACCTATTGAAGTGATAGAAGATTATGACGACTGTGAAGAATATGAGGGATGCAGTTTTCTAGCTGTAGCACTTGATAAGGCACTTTATCATCTCACTTACTTTAATCATGGCAAAAGAGGGAAATTTAATAAAGAAAAATATGAAAAAAAATATGCAAAAGCTTTTGAGATTTTAAATACTTTAAAATCTATAAATCCTGATGAGAGTGGTATAGAATGTAGTGCAGCTGATAGACTAGACTCTATCATAGAAACAAGAGAGATGGAGCTTTATGATGACCCTGCCGCATATGGGTATGCAGATTTTGAAGATAAAATGAGTAAAGATGAATGGTTAGCATGTGACCCTGTAAAAGAATATTTGGAAAGTTTTGAGTTTTAA
- the purH gene encoding bifunctional phosphoribosylaminoimidazolecarboxamide formyltransferase/IMP cyclohydrolase, protein MLNKPNYALLSVSDKTGIVEFARGLHDLGIKLLSTGGTAKAIKEAGIPVTEVSEFTGSPEIFDGRVKTLHPKVHGGILNIRDNDAHQKTAKEMDIKNIDIVAVNLYPFEKVAGNPSSTLEEIIENIDIGGPAMVRSAAKNHAYVTIVVHPHDYKKILQEIKEQGSTSIETRRVLAAKAYSHTALYDTVISNYLGRKFQLRFREEFTVGGRLIQTMRYGENPHQDSAFYKEPLMSETGVCYAQQQHGKELSFNNIVDLNSAEELLKEFKRPACVIIKHNNPCGVAEADTLSEAYDKALACDPVSAFGGIFGLNREVDEDVAKKIAEIFVEVAAAPSFSEKAVEILSKKPSIRIMIMEEIDGRSSEYDVKKVTGGYLLQDRDLHSFDDFKSLPCPTKRKPTDEELQSLEFAWKVAKHVKSNAIVYVKGSAAIGVGAGQMSRIDSTKIAYMKAEQAFGKDAVKGAVMSSDAFFPFRDNIDAAAAYGITAIVSPGGSVRDEEVIQAANEHNIAMIFTGIRHFRH, encoded by the coding sequence ATGCTAAATAAACCAAATTACGCCTTATTAAGCGTATCAGACAAAACAGGTATTGTAGAATTTGCTCGTGGCTTACATGACCTTGGTATTAAATTGCTATCTACTGGCGGCACTGCAAAAGCTATTAAAGAAGCTGGTATACCAGTTACAGAGGTTTCTGAATTTACTGGCTCACCAGAAATTTTTGATGGCAGAGTAAAAACACTTCACCCAAAAGTTCATGGTGGCATATTAAATATTAGAGATAATGATGCTCATCAAAAAACAGCAAAAGAAATGGATATTAAAAATATTGATATTGTAGCTGTAAACCTCTACCCTTTTGAAAAAGTAGCAGGAAATCCATCATCTACATTAGAAGAAATTATTGAAAATATAGATATAGGTGGTCCTGCAATGGTAAGAAGTGCAGCAAAAAACCATGCTTATGTTACAATTGTAGTTCACCCTCACGATTATAAAAAGATATTACAGGAAATTAAAGAGCAAGGCTCTACATCTATTGAAACAAGGCGTGTTTTAGCTGCAAAGGCATACAGCCACACTGCATTATATGATACTGTAATTTCAAACTATTTAGGCAGAAAATTTCAGCTTAGATTTAGAGAAGAATTTACTGTTGGCGGTAGACTTATACAAACTATGAGATATGGTGAAAACCCACACCAAGACTCTGCATTTTATAAAGAACCTTTAATGAGCGAAACTGGTGTATGCTATGCCCAGCAGCAACATGGTAAAGAGCTTTCATTTAATAATATAGTAGATTTAAACTCTGCAGAAGAATTATTAAAAGAATTTAAACGCCCTGCATGTGTTATTATCAAACATAACAACCCTTGCGGTGTTGCTGAAGCTGATACATTAAGCGAAGCATACGATAAAGCTCTTGCATGCGATCCTGTTAGTGCTTTTGGTGGTATTTTTGGTTTAAACAGAGAAGTTGATGAAGATGTAGCTAAAAAAATAGCAGAAATATTCGTTGAAGTAGCAGCTGCGCCATCTTTTAGTGAAAAAGCTGTAGAGATACTTTCTAAAAAACCAAGTATCCGTATTATGATTATGGAAGAAATTGACGGCAGAAGTTCAGAATATGATGTAAAAAAAGTTACAGGAGGCTATCTTCTGCAGGATAGAGATTTACATTCATTTGATGATTTTAAATCACTGCCATGCCCTACTAAACGCAAACCAACTGATGAAGAATTACAGTCATTAGAATTTGCATGGAAAGTTGCAAAACATGTTAAATCTAATGCTATTGTATATGTTAAAGGAAGTGCTGCTATTGGTGTTGGTGCTGGTCAAATGAGCCGTATAGATTCTACAAAAATTGCATATATGAAAGCTGAGCAGGCTTTTGGTAAAGATGCAGTGAAAGGTGCTGTTATGTCAAGCGATGCATTCTTCCCATTTAGAGATAATATAGATGCAGCTGCAGCTTATGGAATAACTGCTATTGTTTCCCCTGGCGGCTCTGTAAGAGATGAAGAAGTTATTCAGGCAGCAAACGAGCATAATATTGCAATGATTTTTACAGGCATACGCCATTTCAGACATTAA
- the purD gene encoding phosphoribosylamine--glycine ligase has translation MKILVIGSGGREHAIVWKLSQDDRVEKIYAAPGNGGTACENKCENVNIKINDFNALIKFVKENHIDLTVVGPEDPLSNGIVDAFEKDGLLIFGPNKAAAQMEASKAFAKDVMKNAGIATADYKEFTNYDEAAAYVNKKGAPIVVKADGLAAGKGVTVAATIEEALNALKEIFVDKIFGAENNVVVIEDYMDGEEATYLAFTDGKNIIPLSVSQDHKRVYDDDKGPNTGGMGAYTPAPICDNKKMEHVTNKIAYPMIKELERRGIIYKGVIYAGLMINGDSIKVVEFNCRFGDPECQVVLSRIESGFVDALTASAKGSLDGVKVINKDMTAACVILISGGYPKDYKSGYEISGIADADKIENIKVFHAGTKADNDRILTSGGRVLCVTAISKDLKSTIDKAYEGVAKISFKDMAFRKDIGKKGLNK, from the coding sequence ATGAAAATACTTGTAATTGGTTCAGGTGGCAGAGAACATGCAATAGTGTGGAAATTAAGCCAGGACGACAGAGTAGAAAAAATATATGCAGCACCCGGAAACGGTGGAACTGCATGCGAAAATAAATGCGAAAATGTAAACATAAAAATTAATGACTTTAATGCATTAATTAAGTTTGTTAAAGAAAACCATATTGATTTAACAGTTGTTGGACCAGAAGACCCTTTATCAAACGGTATTGTAGATGCTTTTGAAAAAGACGGGCTTTTAATATTTGGACCTAATAAAGCAGCCGCACAAATGGAAGCTTCAAAAGCTTTTGCAAAAGATGTAATGAAAAATGCAGGTATTGCAACTGCTGACTATAAAGAATTTACAAACTATGATGAGGCTGCAGCTTATGTTAATAAAAAAGGTGCTCCAATTGTTGTAAAGGCAGACGGACTGGCAGCTGGTAAAGGTGTAACTGTTGCTGCAACAATAGAAGAAGCACTGAATGCCTTAAAAGAAATATTTGTAGATAAAATATTTGGTGCGGAAAATAATGTTGTTGTAATAGAAGATTATATGGATGGCGAAGAAGCTACATACCTTGCTTTTACAGATGGAAAAAATATTATTCCCCTTTCTGTAAGTCAAGACCATAAAAGAGTTTATGATGATGATAAAGGTCCAAATACAGGTGGTATGGGAGCATATACACCCGCTCCAATTTGCGACAACAAAAAAATGGAGCATGTAACTAATAAAATAGCTTATCCAATGATTAAAGAGCTTGAAAGGCGTGGCATTATATATAAAGGTGTAATCTATGCAGGTCTTATGATTAATGGTGACAGTATAAAAGTTGTTGAATTTAACTGCAGATTTGGTGACCCTGAATGTCAGGTAGTGCTTTCCCGTATTGAAAGTGGCTTTGTAGATGCTCTCACTGCTTCTGCTAAAGGCAGCCTTGATGGTGTAAAAGTTATAAATAAAGATATGACTGCTGCATGTGTTATATTAATTTCAGGCGGCTATCCTAAAGATTATAAATCAGGGTATGAAATATCCGGTATAGCTGATGCTGATAAAATAGAAAATATAAAAGTTTTTCATGCAGGGACAAAAGCAGATAATGACAGGATTTTAACAAGCGGCGGCAGAGTGCTCTGCGTTACTGCTATCAGCAAAGATTTAAAATCAACTATTGATAAGGCTTATGAAGGTGTTGCAAAAATATCTTTTAAAGATATGGCTTTTAGGAAAGATATTGGTAAAAAAGGACTAAATAAATAG
- the purE gene encoding 5-(carboxyamino)imidazole ribonucleotide mutase, with protein sequence MMAKVGLIMGSKSDFDIVKESIDTLKFFGVECDVIVSSAHRTPEQTIEWTKSAKAKGISVIIAFAGAAAHLAGVVASKTNLPVVAVPIASTTLGGLDSLLSSVQMPGGIPVATMAIGKAGAKNAAIYACQIIALHDTLLYEKLELYRKEMADKIAKDNETLKSLID encoded by the coding sequence ATCATGGCAAAAGTTGGATTAATAATGGGTAGTAAATCTGATTTTGATATTGTAAAAGAAAGTATTGATACATTAAAGTTTTTTGGTGTGGAATGTGATGTAATAGTTTCATCTGCTCACAGAACACCAGAGCAAACTATAGAATGGACAAAATCAGCAAAAGCAAAAGGAATATCTGTTATTATTGCTTTTGCAGGTGCAGCAGCTCATTTAGCTGGTGTAGTTGCTTCAAAAACTAACCTGCCAGTTGTTGCAGTGCCTATTGCTTCCACAACTTTAGGGGGGTTAGACAGTCTGCTTTCTTCTGTGCAGATGCCCGGTGGAATACCTGTTGCTACTATGGCAATAGGCAAAGCTGGTGCTAAAAATGCAGCTATTTATGCCTGCCAGATTATTGCATTACATGATACATTGCTTTATGAAAAATTAGAGCTTTATAGAAAAGAAATGGCTGATAAAATAGCAAAAGATAATGAAACTCTTAAATCTTTAATTGATTAA
- a CDS encoding L-threonylcarbamoyladenylate synthase, protein MLVLKENIDNLAEVFNISARENIPLIFPTDTIYGIGASISSILANQEIYKIKKRPEHKPFPILAGSFEQAELIADFKSLNSTNYKFICENYNKYITFIIKANESLPDIFKKDNKVAVRIPNKKILCKSLLLHGFPVSATSVNESGQNFLNNISYIIRDFDKIKLFIEGCTIQNISSSIYDISGENIVKIR, encoded by the coding sequence ATGTTAGTTTTAAAAGAAAATATTGATAATCTGGCAGAAGTGTTTAATATCTCTGCCAGAGAAAACATACCTTTAATTTTCCCAACTGATACAATATATGGTATTGGTGCTTCTATATCTAGTATATTAGCAAATCAAGAAATATATAAAATAAAAAAAAGACCAGAACATAAACCTTTTCCAATACTTGCAGGCAGTTTTGAACAGGCAGAATTAATTGCTGATTTTAAAAGCTTAAACAGCACTAATTACAAATTTATATGCGAAAATTATAATAAATATATAACTTTTATTATTAAAGCAAATGAAAGCCTGCCAGATATTTTTAAAAAAGATAATAAAGTGGCTGTCCGAATACCAAATAAAAAGATATTATGCAAATCACTATTACTGCATGGGTTTCCAGTAAGTGCAACAAGTGTAAATGAAAGCGGGCAGAATTTTTTAAACAATATTTCATATATTATTAGAGATTTTGATAAAATAAAATTATTTATTGAAGGCTGCACTATACAAAATATCAGTTCATCAATATACGATATAAGTGGTGAAAATATAGTAAAAATAAGATAA
- a CDS encoding DDE-type integrase/transposase/recombinase: MNKVIITEEMRFRQRLCEYALKKGATKAARKYQVNRMFVYRHLKKYDGTVQSLSFKSRRPRNSPNKHSKEELDLIFNTYAEHGLYGNAEVYVRLLEIGYNRSFGSMCMQIRKKGLKSLNKSKKSYTRYEPITGQYIGDKVQIDIKYVPQECIMFSSYGKKYYQITAIDEYSRMRVLEIVEEKSTFETGKFLDELESKFGFPLKTIQVDNGYEFVNDKEVTNKKSYFEETAEKKGYTIKRIRPYSPWQNGKVERSHREDGKILYANNKFYSKDELIKALKQHEDRYNNTAKTCLNFKSPYEIVIENKLLLDLY, encoded by the coding sequence ATGAATAAAGTGATAATAACAGAAGAAATGCGATTTCGTCAACGGTTATGTGAGTATGCATTAAAAAAAGGAGCAACGAAAGCAGCCCGCAAATATCAAGTGAACCGTATGTTTGTATACAGGCATTTAAAGAAATATGATGGAACAGTTCAGAGTTTATCTTTTAAAAGTCGTAGACCAAGAAACAGTCCAAATAAGCATAGTAAAGAAGAGCTTGATTTAATATTTAACACATATGCCGAGCATGGTTTGTATGGTAATGCGGAGGTATATGTCAGACTTCTAGAAATTGGTTATAATCGTAGTTTTGGCAGTATGTGTATGCAGATAAGGAAGAAAGGCTTAAAGTCATTAAACAAGTCAAAAAAGAGCTATACAAGATATGAACCAATAACAGGTCAGTATATAGGCGACAAGGTTCAGATAGATATAAAATATGTTCCACAGGAATGTATAATGTTTTCCAGCTATGGTAAAAAATATTATCAGATAACAGCGATAGATGAATACAGCAGAATGAGAGTATTAGAAATAGTAGAAGAAAAAAGCACATTTGAAACAGGTAAGTTTTTAGACGAACTGGAAAGTAAATTTGGCTTTCCACTAAAAACAATTCAAGTGGATAATGGCTATGAGTTTGTAAATGATAAGGAAGTTACAAACAAGAAAAGCTATTTTGAAGAGACAGCTGAAAAGAAAGGATATACTATTAAACGAATAAGACCTTATTCACCTTGGCAGAATGGAAAGGTGGAAAGAAGTCATAGAGAGGATGGAAAAATTTTATATGCAAATAATAAATTCTATTCCAAAGATGAATTAATTAAGGCTCTTAAACAGCATGAAGATAGATATAATAATACTGCTAAAACATGCTTAAATTTTAAATCTCCATATGAGATTGTTATTGAAAATAAATTATTGCTTGATTTATATTAA
- a CDS encoding cytochrome c3 family protein — protein MKKVILLTMAALFAFAALAYAQTVPADKLQIKLNEAWNVKPQTQKGVLYNHEPHIKALNNKCDSCHSSPQGATKIQVQGEIKGANANNGAHKFCWTCHDNTPKPNKTPGKTCTKCHTLPK, from the coding sequence ATGAAAAAAGTTATCTTACTGACTATGGCTGCTCTTTTTGCATTTGCTGCTCTTGCTTATGCTCAAACAGTTCCAGCTGACAAACTTCAAATTAAACTTAATGAAGCTTGGAATGTTAAACCACAAACTCAAAAAGGTGTTCTCTATAACCATGAGCCACACATTAAAGCATTAAACAATAAATGCGATTCTTGTCACAGTTCACCACAAGGTGCTACAAAAATACAAGTACAAGGTGAAATTAAAGGTGCTAATGCTAACAACGGAGCACACAAATTCTGCTGGACTTGCCATGATAACACACCAAAACCTAATAAAACTCCTGGCAAAACTTGTACAAAATGTCATACACTGCCTAAATAA
- a CDS encoding DDE-type integrase/transposase/recombinase: MNKVIITEEMRFRQRLCEYALKKGATKAARKYQVNRMFVYRHLKKYDGTVQSLSFKSRRPRNSPNKHSKEELDLIFNTYAEHGLYGNAEVYVRLLEIGYNRSFGSMCMQIRKKGLKSLNKSKKSYTRYEPITGQYIGDKVQIDIKYVPQECIMFSSYGKKYYQITAIDEYSRMRVLEIVEEKSTFETGKFLDELESKFGFPLKTIQVDNGYEFVNDKEVTNKKSYFEETAEKKGYTIKRIRPYSPWQNGKVERSHREDGKILYANNKFYSKDELIKALKKHEDRYNNTAKTCLNFKSPYEIVIENKLLLDLY; encoded by the coding sequence ATGAATAAAGTGATAATAACAGAAGAAATGCGATTTCGTCAACGGTTATGTGAGTATGCATTAAAAAAAGGAGCAACGAAAGCAGCCCGCAAATATCAAGTGAACCGAATGTTTGTATACAGGCATTTAAAGAAATATGATGGAACAGTTCAGAGTTTATCTTTTAAAAGTCGTAGACCAAGAAACAGTCCAAATAAGCATAGTAAGGAAGAGCTTGATTTAATATTTAACACATATGCCGAGCATGGTTTGTATGGTAATGCGGAGGTATATGTCAGACTTCTAGAAATTGGTTATAATCGTAGTTTTGGCAGTATGTGTATGCAGATAAGGAAGAAAGGCTTAAAGTCATTAAACAAGTCAAAAAAGAGCTATACAAGATATGAACCAATAACAGGTCAGTATATAGGCGACAAGGTTCAGATAGATATAAAATATGTTCCACAGGAATGTATAATGTTTTCCAGCTATGGTAAAAAATATTATCAGATAACAGCGATAGATGAATACAGCAGAATGAGAGTATTAGAAATAGTAGAAGAAAAAAGCACATTTGAAACAGGTAAGTTTTTAGACGAACTGGAAAGTAAATTTGGCTTTCCACTAAAAACAATTCAAGTGGATAATGGCTATGAGTTTGTAAATGATAAGGAAGTTACAAACAAGAAAAGCTATTTTGAAGAGACAGCTGAAAAGAAAGGATATACTATTAAACGAATAAGACCTTATTCACCTTGGCAGAATGGAAAGGTGGAAAGAAGTCATAGAGAGGATGGAAAAATTTTATATGCAAATAATAAATTCTATTCCAAAGATGAATTAATTAAGGCTCTTAAAAAGCATGAAGATAGATATAATAATACTGCTAAAACATGCTTAAATTTTAAATCTCCATATGAGATTGTTATTGAAAATAAATTATTGCTTGATTTATATTAA
- the putP gene encoding sodium/proline symporter PutP yields the protein MNNWMTYAAFILYFLILIFMGIHFYFKSRKLEDYLLGGRGMGSWVTALSAQASDMSGWLLMGLPGAIYLAGMNQIWIAVGLIIGTFLNWIFVAARLRLYTGETGSMTLSSFLGKRFNDPTNSLRLISSVITLLFFTVYAASGLVSAGKLFESMFNIDYTTAVVLGMAVMIFYTLLGGFLAVCWTDLFQALLMVFAIVVLPFIAYNSIDPDTMTKAFAAKDGTFNPIPQGAAIAVILSIISSAAWGLGYFGQPHILVRFMSVKNIKLLPRSITIAMVWVFISLTGAVIIGLLGIPLYKELPTGDEEKVLIYMIRDFVSPYFIGVLLAAILAAIMSTISSQMLVCSSTLTEDIYANVIKPKASSKELLFVSRIFVLIISIIALILSFDKSSNIFQLVTFAWGGFGAAFGPVVLMALYSRKATWYSALAGMVVGTIVMLTWYFTGLNKYMYEIVPSFLANIVVMFIINYFKPNTNKDIDDEYNRVQQYLKDGYTPPNKDGEADCCN from the coding sequence ATGAATAACTGGATGACTTATGCTGCATTTATACTATACTTTTTAATACTAATATTTATGGGTATTCATTTTTATTTTAAATCCCGTAAACTAGAAGACTATTTATTAGGCGGCAGAGGTATGGGCAGCTGGGTAACAGCACTTTCTGCACAAGCAAGTGATATGAGTGGATGGCTTTTAATGGGACTTCCCGGAGCAATTTATCTTGCTGGTATGAACCAAATATGGATAGCTGTCGGACTTATTATTGGAACATTCTTAAACTGGATTTTTGTTGCTGCAAGGCTTAGACTTTATACTGGTGAAACTGGCTCAATGACATTATCATCTTTCCTTGGCAAAAGGTTTAATGACCCTACAAATTCTTTAAGGCTTATATCTTCAGTTATTACATTATTATTTTTTACTGTTTATGCTGCTTCTGGTCTTGTTAGTGCAGGTAAACTGTTTGAATCTATGTTTAATATAGATTATACAACAGCAGTAGTGCTTGGTATGGCTGTAATGATATTTTATACACTTTTAGGTGGATTTTTAGCAGTATGCTGGACAGATTTATTTCAAGCACTGCTTATGGTGTTTGCAATAGTAGTTCTTCCTTTTATTGCATACAACAGCATTGACCCAGATACAATGACAAAAGCATTTGCTGCAAAAGATGGCACATTTAATCCTATCCCACAAGGAGCAGCCATTGCAGTAATATTATCTATCATTTCAAGTGCTGCATGGGGGCTTGGATATTTTGGACAGCCGCATATACTTGTTAGATTTATGAGTGTAAAAAATATTAAACTTCTTCCACGCTCTATAACTATCGCTATGGTTTGGGTTTTCATTTCACTTACGGGTGCTGTTATTATTGGTCTTTTAGGAATACCTTTATACAAAGAGCTGCCAACTGGTGATGAAGAAAAAGTGCTTATTTATATGATAAGAGATTTTGTGTCTCCTTATTTTATTGGTGTGCTTCTAGCTGCAATTTTAGCAGCAATTATGTCTACTATTTCATCTCAGATGCTTGTATGCTCATCAACATTAACAGAAGATATTTATGCTAATGTTATTAAGCCAAAAGCAAGCAGTAAAGAGCTTTTGTTTGTAAGCAGGATATTTGTACTTATAATATCAATTATTGCACTTATTCTTTCTTTTGATAAGTCAAGCAATATATTCCAGCTTGTAACATTTGCATGGGGAGGATTTGGTGCAGCATTTGGACCAGTTGTGCTTATGGCTCTTTATTCAAGAAAAGCAACATGGTATTCTGCTCTTGCTGGCATGGTTGTAGGAACAATAGTTATGCTTACATGGTATTTTACTGGATTAAATAAATATATGTATGAAATTGTGCCGAGTTTTTTAGCAAATATTGTTGTAATGTTTATAATCAATTATTTTAAACCAAATACTAATAAAGATATAGATGATGAATATAATAGAGTTCAACAGTATTTAAAAGATGGATATACTCCACCAAATAAAGATGGTGAAGCTGACTGCTGCAATTAA